In Solenopsis invicta isolate M01_SB chromosome 9, UNIL_Sinv_3.0, whole genome shotgun sequence, the sequence taatgcttttgtgatgtaattaggtttgatatttatatttgacaaattgatattttgataattatatagaataaggcttcatcaaatgcaaatttagataaaaatatactttaacgcgttttgatacacaatgatataagaaaaatgcgtcttgtgaaatagaatattaatcaatcatgtaagtgtttataacttataaatttggaaaatacatgtgtgagcggagaattcagttttgatcaaggtccgtattctaaattattcaatattttttaattaaacaaagttaaatttaataactaatgaaattaatttactttaaaatttgcacacatgagaaactaattaaaattaattttaaaaaacaatgtttgaattaatttacaatgtaattttgagtattagattactacataataaaatagttacaatatatggatcattaaaaataaatgtaatatatattatatttgtaaattaagtttatgcaatataactaagaaatattgctatttatttatgaatatttttttacaatttctttttatataataaaatttttacagtaaaagttatactgtaaaagcaggtagaaacctttttcacgatcgcttgatagttgtaTGGCGTCGTACCATATAATTTTTGAACACgtggatatatatttttagaacacGTGGCGTGATCGTAATGGCGGGAGTGCGGAAAGATATATATGGTTATATACGATTACAGGAAGTGAGATTGTCTCCAACCGTGATAGGGCGTCTGCAACTACGTTTTCTTGGCCTGCAACATGGACTATCTGCGTAGTGAATTGTGCAATATAGCTTAGCTGTCTAAATTGTCTTGGCGTAGCTTTGCTCGATTGCTGGCTAAATGCATAGATAAGAGGTTTATGATCGGTCTTGATCACTAGGCTCCTACCTTCGATCATGTGGCGAAAGAATTTAAGGCCAGAATAAATGGAAAGTAGTTCACGGTCGTATGTGCTATACTTCTGTTGTGTAGGCGATAACTTCTTAGAGAAGAATCCGATTGGTTGCCAGTTGTCGTTGACTTTCTGTTCCAGTGCTGCACCCATCGCTGTATCTGATGCGTCGCATGTTAGCGTGAGTGGCGTATTCTCCGTTGGATGTGCAAGTAGCGTTGCTTGAGTTAGCTGACTTTTAACTTCCTCGAAGGCCTTGGTGGTTTCTTGGTTCCAATTAATCGGTCTGCGATCTCTCTTTTTCGCGCCTTTTAATAGTGCATGCAGTGGTGCTTGCGCCTCGGCTGCGTGTGGAACAAATCTTCTGTAAAAATTGACAATTCCGAGAAATCTGCGCAGTTGAGTTCTATCTGCGGGTTTTTGGTAGTTCTTCAAGGCTTCGATGCGTTGCGATAGCGGTTTCACGCCATACTAGTCTACTAGGTATCCGAGGTATTCAACTTTGGTGGTACCTAGAACAGACTTAGATAGATTAATGGCTAAGCCATACTTACGAAGTCGTTCAAAAACATCTTTTAAGTGAGATCTATGCTGTGCTTTGTCTTCGGATGCCACGATTATGTCATCAATGTAGCCATGGCAACATGTCAATCCACGGAGAGCTGTGTCCAAATAGCGTTGGAACGTTTGGGCGGAATTTCTCAATCCGAATGGCATCACTAGGAACTCGAAGAGGCCAAACGGAGTTGTTACCGCTGTTTTAGGCACGTCTTCTGGTGCTACTGGAATTTGGTGGTAGGCCTTGGTTAGGTCCAGCTTGGAGAATACTTTGCATCCAGCAAGCTTCGACGAAAAATCCTGGATGTGAGGTACAGGATATCGGTCAGGTAATGTAGCTGCATTCAGTCGGCGATAGTCACCGCACGGTCGCCAGtctccatttttctttttcaccaTGTGCAAAGGGCTTGCCCATGGGCTCGACGAAGGTCTGCAGATCCCCTCTCTTACCATAGTCTCGAATTCGGCTTTGGCAATGCGATATTGTTCGGGAGTCAAGCGTCTGGGTCGTTCCGCGACTGGTTGGCCTTGTGTAATGATTTGATGCATTACTTCCTTCTGTGTTGGTTTCTTCGGCACAACTCGTGTGACATCCGCGAATTCGTTAAGTAGTTCGTTGAACTTGCATGCTGGCTGGATGGTCGAAAGAGTTCGTGTGTTATTTGTGGTAATTCGTCCGTATACTTGGAGCGAAGTTTCTCTGTCAATCAGCCTTTGGTTTGCTAGATCTACCAATAGGTTATGATGACTAAGGAAGTCGGCACCGATTATTGCGTGCTTGGTATCTGCGATAATAAATGACCATGTGTAAGGGCGTCTTAAATTTAAGTTCAATGTGAGAGTTTTCTCGCCGTATGTATCGATACTTGTGCTGTTTGCTGCGTACAGTTTTAGTTCGCTTGGAAACGCTCGTTTGGCGAATAGTCTCTTTGGTATTATAGATACGTCTGCGCCCGTATCAATTAAGAATGGAGTTGACGTTACCCTGTCTGTTATAATTAACCTGCGGCTTTGGTGCGTGCCGGCGGTCGCCGCTTCCACTGCCGTCGGCTCACTTAGTTTTCCTTTGTCGCTGACGTCGTAGGTGACGTAGCCGGAAGCGGTGCCTTCCAGTCACATGGTTTCCGGCAGCAATAGGCCTGCGCGCCAAATTTTCGGTGGTAGTAGCATGTGCCGATATTTACGATGCGTCCCTTCGACCTTGATGAGTGGTATCGTGGCCTGGACCTGCTTCGCGTGCGACTGCGTCCTCGTTCGTTGTTTTCCTTCAGCTGTACGCTCAGTGCCTCCAGTTGGTCTTTAATTTGTTTCACCTCGTCGGCTAGCCTTCCACTGTCGGGCGTCGATTGTTGTTCGCATGCCGTCACTGCCATTACCTGATTGGTCGTGTTGAATGCTTCTGCGACTTTGTCGGCTAACGTTGCTAGCTGCGCTAAATCCTGGCTGGCGGCTGCTGCTAATATGCCACGCACGTTTTGCGGCATGTGCTCGAGGAACAGAGTGCGTAGGACGTCGTTGCTAATCTGGTCACCGGATAGGTTTCGCATCCACTGGAGGAAATGCGATGGCTTTTCGCTTCCGAGTTCGCGTCCACGAAGCATCTTTCTAAGTTTAGATTCGGAGGTCTCGTCGAATGTGGAGATGATTCTACCtttggctgcgttcagattccccacccgagtgcacccaggcacctaaagagcgttcagatttctttagagtgcccctaccggacattaggtgggtcgttcactttatcactctgtctatcccgagagagtggaaaaaccacatgggtccttgagccgggtgaaacgggtgggtgacgtaaaggtgcgttccaaaatgtatcgctataaaaatttatatatttgtgataaagctcgtatatttaaaacaaatttaaaataaaaaaataaatttaatttaaaatatagtaaataaatattatagtaaataaaaattaaaatgtataaatataataaagaaaaacgttaatagccaagtaaagtttaaacgttttgtttattattctgtttatgtaattacagattaataaatattaatcttttattctattaatgtaaggtttcttggtctacagtctcacaaaaccgttatataaatatttatatttgagattagtatgttaaagatttttagtattattaaatattttctgatactaataaaatatactgtttgttttctgttcctgaattagtgtgcacttaaagtgaaatagatatatatttgaaagttagtaaaaacaagaaggaacgttccagtgcagtctagtgcaggaatagaaaacaagcctatacatataatagatgatatgcgcaatatatatcttcatctaatttgttaaaataaaaatttattttcattgtttaaattgattcgtcctattctactaatatttaattttcatctactttagttatattgataaaaatattcatagtaaaatatttatgtattatctttatcgtttatcttaatttattatgtaatttattctgaatctgagatatttatgttactatttctcagcgttatttgctaaacacacccaatgtttgagagtgcgttcagattccataaaccactagggagcttttcattagctccgcccatttacccagtcacccagagatcactcaccgggtggagaatctgaacgcagccttacAGGGTTTCGTACTTCCTTTCCTCGGGCGGTTTACGCACGATGTCGGACACGAAGGGCATCACAGATTGGTCGAGATTTAGAACCGTATAGTTGAATTTCGTCTTATCGCTCGATATTCTTGATATTTCGAAAGCCATCTCGATCTGTGCAAACCAGAGAGCTGGGTCGTCTTTCCAGAAAGGCGGTATTTTTAAGTTCGTCAGCGCGTGGGCACTTATTCCGTTAACATCATGATTGCTAGCGAGCGGCATCGCGAAACGATCCTCCGTCGATGGACCTGGTGCGTCGTGGGTAGTCGTCTCCGAGCTCGTGTTGTTCCGTGGCGGTGAGCGGTCGACTGGCATTGTAGGAAGCTTCGCCCGGATTGTATTTTTGCCTC encodes:
- the LOC120358675 gene encoding uncharacterized protein LOC120358675; translated protein: MPVDRSPPRNNTSSETTTHDAPGPSTEDRFAMPLASNHDVNGISAHALTNLKIPPFWKDDPALWFAQIEMAFEISRISSDKTKFNYTVLNLDQSVMPFVSDIVRKPPEERKYETL